One Rhea pennata isolate bPtePen1 chromosome 3, bPtePen1.pri, whole genome shotgun sequence DNA segment encodes these proteins:
- the LOC134137811 gene encoding pantetheine hydrolase VNN2-like, translated as MVFTLSVLQAVAWDSFTAAVYEHSVILPALTSKPPSPDDALALMNKNMDILEGAIKAAAQQGAHIIVTPEDGIYGWRFTRESIYPYLEDIPDPEVNWIPCTDPKRFAPAPVQERLSCMARNNSIYVVANIGDKKSCNSSDPSCPSDGRYQYNTDVVFDSEGKLVARYHKYNLFRGETQFNFPKEMETVTFETPFGKFGIFTCFDILFHDPAVVLVRDLQVDTVLFPTAWMNVLPFLTAVEFHSAWAMGMGVNLLSANTHNIDLAMTGSGIFTPDGPVAYHYDTETEKGRLLIGQLSSRPRLSPTYPLAVNWSLYATSIKKFPEEKNTFTGAVRRDIFTFSELTHRAGNYTVCQRDLCCHLIYRMSDKSKDEVYVLGAFDGLHGSLIKYHWQVCTLLKCKSTDLKSCGQPVETAQTKFDMFSLSGTFGTSYVFPEVLYSGVQLAPGEFEVLHDGRLKSKHSSSKPLLTVTLFGRYYEKDPPHPLRNSP; from the exons ATGGTTTTCACCCTCTCAGTGCTCCAGGCCGTTGCTTGGGACAGCTTCACCGCGGCTGTGTACGAGCACTCGGTGATCCTGCCAGCGCTCACCAGCAAGCCTCCCTCTCCCGACGATGCTTTGGCATTGATGAACAAAAATATGGACATCTTGGAAGGGGCCATCAAAGCAGCCGCCCAGCAG GGTGCCCACATCATTGTGACTCCTGAAGACGGCATTTATGGCTGGCGTTTCACCAGAGAATCCATCTACCCCTACCTGGAGGATATTCCTGACCCAGAGGTGAACTGGATTCCTTGCACTGATCCCAAAAG ATTTGCTCCAGCTCCAGTGCAGGAACGACTCAGCTGTATGGCCAGGAATAACTCTATCTATGTGGTTGCAAACATTGGGGACAAGAAGTCATGTAATTCTAGTGATCCTAGTTGCCCCAGTGATGGTCGCTATCAGTACAATACTGATGTTGTCTTTGACTCAGAAGGGAAGCTGGTGGCTCGTTACCACAAG TATAACCTCTTTAGAGGAGAAACTCAGTTTAATTTCCCTAAAGAGATGGAGACTGTCACTTTTGAGACACCCTTTGGGAAGTTTGGCATCTTCACTTGCTTTGACATACTTTTCCACGACCCTGCAGTGGTGCTGGTGAGGGATTTACAGGTGGACACCGTGCTGTTCCCAACTGCTTGGATGAATGTCTTGCCTTTTTTGACTGCTGTTGAGTTTCACTCTGCCTGGGCTATGGGCATGGGTGTCAATTTACTTTCAGCAAACACACACAACATCGACTTGGCAATGACAG GGAGTGGGATATTTACACCAGATGGTCCCGTAGCTTATCATTATGACACAGAAACTGAGAAGGGTCGTCTCCTGATAGGACAGCTGAGCTCACGCCCCCGTCTTTCTCCTACCTACCCTCTTGCTGTCAACTGGAGCTTGTATGCCACAAGCATCAAaaaatttccagaagaaaaaaacacttttacaGGAGCTGTTCGACGTGATATATTCACTTTCAGTGAACTCACACACAGAGCTGGAAATTATACTGTTTGCCAGAGAGACCTCTGCTGTCATTTGATCTATAGGATGTCAGACAAGAGTAAAGATGAAGTTTATGTACTGGGTGCATTTGATGGTCTTCATGGTTCTCTCATAAAATATCATTGGCAG GTATGCACTCTGCTGAAGTGTAAGAGCACAGACCTGAAAAGCTGTGGGCAGCCCGTGGAGACTGCACAGACCAAGTTTGACATGTTCTCCCTGAGTGGCACATTTGGCACTAGCTATGTCTTCCCAGAAGTCCTGTACAGCGGGGTTCAGCTGGCTCCCGGGGAATTTGAG GTGCTACATGATGGACGATTGAAAAGCAAGCATAGCTCATCAAAACCACTCTTAACAGTGACCCTTTTTGGAAGGTATTATGAAAAGGACCCACCGCATCCACTGCGAAACTCCCCATAA